A portion of the Natronococcus sp. AD-5 genome contains these proteins:
- a CDS encoding Hpt domain-containing protein translates to MTDYVTDFVQESEEQITELNNALLALEQSPDDDEAMEQLFRIAHTLKGNCGAMGLEPASDLAHAIEDLLDAVRSGDLEVSAEMMDGIFDAVDELETMIGEVAAAGEIETDPSATIEALRAQLEAEAEARAIERPSPAELDDVLARFEPPANPDHDAYLARLAITPHEEINYGELVVEALIDAFDLLGTEPPRSAIEADDYGDFFDAVFGTPVGEAAIASGLEPVEEVADFEIVAVTDRLTAEDETQNELSTDEAQELEVDDLLDEFDEFDNLDERVEEFEEDELDPFDDMGDAGSFDDLLGDDVDDLGPASESSADSGADSTGTANDASETGVGDASAADESVDDAGAVFDELKDEVEMVGFDELQDELAELEFDEFDDDEEVSMEELLGEDAAGGDGDSFFDDLEAGTDLEADEVSPEANESDLEKSDDRQVGADAELDEDRPPEPDGPPSPESNETPTPDPDEEPTVDDAGPIDEADSEGEPASDDAGSTVAADASASAADSEPATADAAPAGTEPEADADDDLDGEAVPDATVELDAGPDPSEAGSGHLEERSDRTDVEEATEDAEGAVAPESPTDDRPEDSAADEADPATAVRAADDSRETESVTAAEPSESGSDAPTTEETDAPATAGTDSSVASAPAEPESDDTTIADAEDAADTDGVIDTAGDSLDDRSSSVASEEDEIGTPDDDGTVDDAEATDETETAADADGFDSVDDEGSFGAADDVNEFDASDAENDAFEGTEFGEDELDAPDAFDDETEDVTADVEPASGSESLETSDAEAFETDVADFDDESVTELSTDSLEFEDDSPDDFEETFGDPFADESDSGLETGFDDPFADARTDDAAFGAETDASEDDFDTDTTGDDAAAGPIVDEPDLEIPDVTVPERPDRMRETDERTDETQSVRVDVEQIDSLLTLVEGLVTSRVRLRHAIDEGEELRAIASELDDLEDLTTELQETVTNVRLVPLNTVTNRLPRVVRDIAREQDKEVSFEMTGEDVELDRGILDRIGDPLIHLVRNAVDHGIEPPERRDEADKPREGSVTVTAERARDRVTITVADDGGGLDPDRLRTEAVEADILTDAEAADLSDDAAYDLVFHPGLSTADEVTDVSGRGVGMDVVERTIEDLDGTVIVDSDPGEGTTVTMTLPVSVAIDDVLFLESGGEEFGVPTKAVADIQATEVVEIADGTLVRTDGDDCPFVSLDEALETPNAKADGDGMVVRIRDEIRPVALGCDHVHGQQEVVVTPFEGFMSNVPGVSGATVRGRGEVVTILDVPTL, encoded by the coding sequence ATGACTGATTATGTGACAGACTTCGTTCAGGAGAGCGAAGAGCAAATCACGGAGTTGAACAACGCGCTGTTGGCGCTCGAGCAATCGCCCGACGACGACGAGGCGATGGAACAGCTCTTCCGGATCGCACACACCCTCAAGGGGAACTGCGGCGCGATGGGTCTCGAGCCGGCGAGTGACCTCGCGCACGCGATCGAAGACCTGCTCGACGCGGTTCGGTCCGGCGATCTCGAGGTATCGGCGGAGATGATGGACGGCATCTTCGACGCCGTCGACGAACTCGAGACGATGATCGGCGAGGTCGCCGCCGCCGGCGAGATCGAGACCGACCCCTCGGCGACGATCGAGGCGCTGCGGGCGCAACTCGAGGCGGAAGCGGAAGCGAGGGCGATCGAACGGCCCTCGCCGGCCGAACTCGACGACGTGCTCGCGCGGTTCGAGCCGCCGGCCAACCCCGATCACGACGCCTACCTCGCCCGGCTCGCGATCACCCCTCACGAGGAGATCAACTACGGCGAACTGGTCGTCGAGGCGCTGATAGACGCCTTCGATCTGCTCGGAACCGAGCCGCCGCGGAGCGCGATCGAGGCCGACGACTACGGCGATTTCTTCGACGCCGTCTTCGGCACCCCGGTCGGCGAGGCCGCGATCGCGTCGGGGCTCGAACCGGTCGAGGAAGTTGCCGACTTCGAGATCGTCGCGGTAACCGATCGCCTCACCGCCGAGGACGAGACCCAAAACGAACTCTCCACGGACGAAGCCCAGGAACTCGAGGTCGACGACCTGCTCGACGAGTTCGACGAGTTCGACAACTTGGACGAGCGCGTCGAGGAGTTCGAGGAGGACGAACTCGACCCGTTCGACGACATGGGTGACGCCGGCTCGTTCGACGATCTGCTCGGGGACGACGTCGACGACCTCGGGCCGGCGAGCGAGTCGTCCGCCGACTCCGGTGCGGACTCGACCGGGACAGCGAACGACGCCTCGGAAACGGGCGTCGGCGACGCGTCGGCGGCGGACGAGTCCGTCGACGACGCCGGTGCGGTCTTCGACGAGCTGAAAGACGAAGTCGAGATGGTCGGCTTCGACGAACTCCAGGACGAACTCGCCGAACTCGAGTTCGACGAGTTCGACGACGACGAGGAGGTCAGCATGGAGGAACTCCTCGGCGAGGACGCCGCCGGCGGCGACGGCGATTCCTTCTTCGACGACCTCGAGGCAGGTACCGATCTCGAGGCGGACGAGGTGAGCCCCGAGGCGAACGAGTCGGACCTCGAGAAGAGCGACGACCGGCAGGTCGGCGCCGACGCCGAACTCGACGAAGACCGACCTCCAGAACCGGACGGGCCACCGTCCCCGGAATCGAACGAGACGCCGACTCCGGACCCGGACGAGGAACCCACCGTCGACGACGCGGGCCCAATCGACGAGGCGGACTCCGAAGGCGAACCGGCGTCCGACGACGCGGGTTCGACCGTCGCGGCGGACGCTTCGGCGTCGGCCGCCGATTCAGAGCCAGCGACAGCGGACGCAGCCCCTGCAGGGACGGAGCCGGAAGCGGACGCTGACGACGATCTCGACGGGGAAGCCGTCCCTGACGCGACCGTCGAGCTCGACGCCGGACCCGATCCTTCGGAGGCCGGCTCCGGACACCTCGAGGAGCGGAGCGATCGAACCGACGTCGAGGAGGCTACAGAAGACGCCGAGGGCGCAGTCGCGCCGGAGTCTCCGACCGACGACCGTCCGGAGGACTCGGCCGCGGACGAGGCGGATCCGGCTACAGCGGTCCGTGCGGCGGACGATAGCCGCGAGACGGAGTCGGTTACGGCCGCCGAACCGAGCGAATCCGGATCCGACGCGCCCACGACGGAAGAGACCGATGCGCCCGCGACAGCGGGGACCGACTCGAGCGTCGCGTCGGCGCCGGCCGAGCCGGAGAGCGACGACACGACGATCGCGGACGCCGAGGACGCGGCCGATACGGACGGCGTGATCGACACCGCGGGCGACTCGCTCGACGACCGGTCGTCGAGCGTCGCCAGCGAAGAAGACGAGATCGGGACGCCAGACGATGATGGGACGGTCGACGACGCCGAGGCGACCGACGAGACCGAGACGGCTGCTGACGCGGACGGGTTCGATTCGGTCGACGACGAGGGGAGTTTCGGCGCGGCCGACGACGTGAACGAATTCGATGCGAGCGACGCCGAGAACGACGCGTTCGAGGGAACCGAATTCGGCGAGGACGAACTGGACGCGCCCGATGCGTTCGACGATGAAACCGAGGACGTCACGGCCGACGTCGAGCCGGCGTCCGGTTCGGAGTCGCTCGAGACGAGCGACGCGGAGGCGTTCGAGACGGACGTTGCGGACTTCGACGACGAATCCGTCACGGAGCTGTCGACCGACTCGCTCGAGTTCGAGGACGATTCGCCCGACGACTTCGAGGAGACGTTCGGCGATCCGTTCGCCGACGAGTCGGATTCGGGGCTCGAGACTGGATTCGACGATCCGTTCGCCGACGCCCGAACGGACGACGCGGCGTTCGGCGCGGAGACGGACGCGTCGGAAGACGACTTCGATACAGACACGACCGGCGACGACGCCGCAGCGGGGCCGATCGTCGACGAGCCGGATCTCGAGATTCCGGACGTTACCGTGCCGGAGCGGCCGGATCGGATGCGCGAAACCGACGAGCGAACTGACGAAACCCAGTCGGTTCGCGTCGACGTCGAGCAGATCGACTCGCTGCTGACCCTGGTCGAGGGGCTCGTTACGAGCCGCGTCCGGCTTCGGCACGCGATCGACGAGGGAGAGGAGTTGCGGGCGATCGCGTCGGAACTCGACGACCTGGAGGATCTGACGACGGAACTCCAGGAGACGGTGACGAACGTCCGGCTCGTACCGCTGAACACGGTCACGAACCGCCTCCCGCGGGTCGTTCGCGACATCGCTCGCGAGCAGGACAAGGAGGTCTCCTTCGAGATGACCGGCGAGGACGTCGAACTCGATCGGGGCATCCTCGACCGGATCGGCGATCCGCTGATTCACCTGGTTCGAAACGCCGTCGACCACGGCATCGAGCCGCCGGAGCGGCGAGACGAGGCGGACAAACCGCGAGAGGGATCCGTGACGGTCACCGCCGAGCGGGCCCGCGATCGCGTGACGATCACGGTCGCGGACGACGGCGGCGGTCTCGATCCCGATCGACTCCGAACCGAGGCCGTCGAGGCGGACATCCTCACCGACGCCGAGGCGGCCGACCTCTCGGACGACGCGGCCTACGACCTCGTCTTCCATCCGGGCCTCTCGACGGCCGACGAGGTGACCGACGTCAGCGGACGCGGCGTCGGCATGGACGTCGTCGAGCGGACGATCGAGGACCTCGACGGGACCGTCATCGTCGACAGCGATCCCGGCGAAGGAACGACCGTCACGATGACGCTGCCGGTGTCGGTCGCCATCGACGACGTCCTCTTCCTCGAGAGCGGCGGCGAGGAGTTCGGCGTTCCGACCAAGGCCGTCGCGGACATTCAGGCCACCGAAGTCGTCGAGATCGCCGACGGAACGCTGGTCAGGACCGACGGCGACGACTGCCCGTTCGTCTCCCTCGACGAGGCGCTCGAGACGCCGAACGCGAAGGCGGACGGCGACGGAATGGTCGTCAGAATCCGCGACGAGATCCGGCCCGTCGCGCTGGGCTGCGATCACGTTCACGGCCAGCAGGAGGTCGTCGTCACGCCCTTCGAGGGGTTCATGAGTAACGTCCCCGGGGTCAGCGGTGCGACGGTCCGCGGCCGCGGCGAAGTGGTCACCATCCTGGACGTACCGACGCTATGA
- a CDS encoding chemotaxis protein CheC yields the protein MTMKVDIRKLSFINELAKVGTNGVADNMSKLTGENAQMEVTKTNFIAVDDLEAQLDPGKRVGVRVRLLDPPHGHILVLFPEASAKKITAIMLQDVVDDMAGVSGKMARSAVEEMGNMMASGFIDGWADVLGRGIDTAAPQLVYASAGDIAVRTAGLGGDDLALFFDSDLTVPSYQIEAEIYAFPELEEFVEMVNDIELTSA from the coding sequence ATGACGATGAAGGTAGACATTCGGAAACTGAGTTTCATAAACGAACTGGCAAAAGTCGGAACGAACGGCGTCGCCGACAACATGAGCAAGCTAACCGGCGAGAACGCGCAGATGGAGGTGACGAAGACGAACTTCATCGCCGTCGACGACCTCGAGGCGCAACTCGATCCCGGAAAGCGCGTCGGCGTTCGCGTTCGACTGCTCGACCCGCCGCACGGACACATCCTCGTCCTGTTTCCGGAGGCGAGCGCGAAGAAGATCACGGCGATCATGCTCCAGGACGTCGTCGACGACATGGCCGGCGTCTCGGGGAAGATGGCCAGAAGCGCCGTCGAGGAGATGGGGAACATGATGGCGAGCGGTTTCATCGACGGCTGGGCGGACGTCCTCGGCCGCGGAATCGACACCGCCGCGCCGCAGCTCGTCTACGCGTCCGCCGGCGACATCGCCGTTCGGACGGCCGGGCTCGGCGGCGACGATCTCGCGCTGTTCTTCGACTCCGATCTGACGGTGCCGAGCTACCAGATCGAGGCCGAGATATACGCGTTCCCGGAACTCGAGGAGTTCGTCGAGATGGTCAACGACATCGAACTCACCTCAGCATGA
- a CDS encoding chemotaxis protein CheC, whose amino-acid sequence MKLDVNVLGTFYRMAREGAGLAAGRLTHMTDVETRVGVTKLNFMRGREIRREFADSTQKVGVRVKLTGAIEGYSVVVFDRENALRIVETLLDGAGSDEFDEMARSATTEVGHIMNSGFIDGWADVLEAVIDVSTPEFVEGASAEPFFGDIDDTPAEDDLALLFQSQIETVGAEIGFSHYLFPKRESMARLLERLRTSGGIDYDKLDGFDRMAERGAEEVAETATTLTGIDTSVEIRRLNFVSLEAIPEQIAEEMLVGVAFEFDGLPSGYLLFLFDEASAHEIADAMLPTAVDEDGFGEMRTSAITELGNIMASGFLDGWANVLDTTIDHSTPEFIHDIGAAAVDPVIIQLGESQDFAFVFDTVVMADGKEFDCEVYAIPDEDDLERALNDLDVDRIEDAPTTAEFQELENV is encoded by the coding sequence ATGAAACTCGACGTCAACGTACTCGGGACGTTCTACCGGATGGCTCGGGAGGGCGCCGGGCTGGCCGCCGGCCGACTGACCCACATGACGGACGTCGAGACGCGGGTCGGCGTGACGAAACTCAACTTCATGCGCGGCCGGGAGATCCGCCGAGAGTTCGCCGACTCGACGCAGAAAGTCGGCGTCCGCGTCAAGCTCACCGGGGCCATCGAGGGCTACTCGGTCGTCGTCTTCGACCGCGAGAACGCCCTTCGGATCGTCGAGACGCTGCTCGACGGGGCCGGCTCCGACGAGTTCGACGAGATGGCCAGGAGCGCGACGACCGAGGTCGGCCACATCATGAACAGCGGCTTCATCGACGGCTGGGCCGACGTCCTCGAGGCCGTCATCGACGTCTCGACCCCCGAGTTCGTCGAAGGCGCCTCCGCCGAGCCGTTCTTCGGCGACATCGACGACACGCCGGCGGAGGACGACCTCGCGTTGCTCTTCCAGAGCCAGATCGAGACCGTCGGCGCGGAGATCGGCTTCAGCCACTACCTCTTCCCGAAACGGGAGTCGATGGCGCGGCTCTTAGAGCGGCTCCGGACGAGCGGCGGCATCGACTACGACAAACTCGACGGCTTCGATCGGATGGCCGAACGCGGCGCCGAGGAGGTCGCCGAGACGGCGACGACCCTGACCGGGATCGACACGAGCGTCGAGATCCGGCGGCTGAACTTCGTCTCGCTCGAGGCGATCCCCGAACAGATCGCCGAGGAGATGCTCGTCGGCGTCGCCTTCGAGTTCGACGGGCTGCCGAGCGGCTACCTGCTGTTCCTGTTCGACGAGGCGTCGGCTCACGAGATCGCCGACGCGATGTTGCCGACCGCGGTCGACGAGGACGGCTTCGGCGAGATGCGCACGAGCGCGATCACGGAGCTCGGGAACATCATGGCGAGCGGCTTTCTGGACGGGTGGGCGAACGTCCTGGATACGACGATCGACCACTCCACGCCGGAGTTCATCCACGATATCGGCGCCGCGGCCGTCGACCCGGTCATCATCCAGCTCGGCGAGAGCCAGGACTTCGCGTTCGTCTTCGACACCGTCGTGATGGCCGACGGGAAGGAGTTCGACTGCGAGGTGTACGCGATCCCCGACGAGGACGATCTGGAGCGCGCGCTGAACGACCTCGACGTCGATCGGATCGAGGACGCGCCGACGACGGCCGAGTTTCAGGAGCTCGAGAACGTATGA
- a CDS encoding chemotaxis protein CheD, which yields MKTYGSEPGAPQSVQVGISELAVSDGNDTLRSYGLGSCLAIALYDPDSEIGGLAHTMLPDGDNADNSDVKPGKYADTAIRALLRRMVERGASYTTVEAKLAGGSDMFEFESFGDGVGERNIAAARTELEKLGVPIVAEDVGGDYGRTVEFTPGSGTLLVKTASSDENGVTEL from the coding sequence ATGAAGACGTACGGAAGCGAACCCGGCGCACCGCAATCCGTCCAGGTCGGCATCTCCGAGCTGGCCGTCAGCGACGGCAACGACACCCTCAGGTCCTACGGGCTAGGGTCGTGTCTCGCGATCGCCCTCTACGATCCCGATTCCGAGATCGGCGGCCTCGCCCACACGATGCTCCCCGACGGCGACAACGCGGACAACAGCGACGTCAAACCCGGCAAGTACGCCGACACCGCGATCCGGGCGCTGCTTCGACGGATGGTCGAACGGGGCGCCAGCTACACGACCGTCGAGGCGAAGCTCGCCGGCGGCAGCGACATGTTCGAATTCGAGAGCTTCGGTGACGGCGTCGGCGAACGAAACATTGCCGCCGCTCGGACCGAACTCGAGAAACTCGGCGTTCCGATCGTCGCGGAAGACGTCGGCGGCGACTACGGTCGCACCGTCGAGTTCACGCCCGGCTCCGGAACGCTGCTCGTCAAGACGGCGAGCAGCGACGAGAACGGAGTGACCGAGTTGTGA
- a CDS encoding CheR family methyltransferase: protein MSADEAFVDVLEFVERELEFATSHYNDSYLDRRISSRMRRTRTETYREYFDLLRRDSDEQVALLDAMSINVTEFFRNPGVWSGIREVLRTLSERSETVHVWSAACADGREPYSVSMLAHDDPEIDDSRVHVLGTDISEPALETARSGVYEGSKTVDLDDQLSFLEDYARYVDVDGRRYRVDSDVRRNVRFERHDLINDDPKAGFDLVICRNLFIYIDNDYKRPMLRTISQSLRSDAYLVIGKAETIPPTLKSSFSVRDARLRIYQQETGGNRADGRTANSSSKS, encoded by the coding sequence GTGAGCGCCGACGAGGCGTTCGTCGACGTTCTCGAGTTCGTCGAGCGCGAACTCGAGTTCGCGACGAGCCACTACAACGACAGCTACCTCGATCGGCGCATCTCCTCGCGGATGCGCCGGACCCGGACGGAGACGTACCGGGAGTACTTCGACCTCCTTCGTCGCGACTCCGACGAACAGGTGGCGTTGCTCGACGCGATGAGCATCAACGTCACCGAATTCTTTCGAAACCCCGGCGTCTGGTCGGGGATCCGCGAGGTGCTTCGGACGCTCTCGGAGCGATCGGAGACGGTCCACGTCTGGAGCGCCGCGTGTGCGGACGGGCGCGAACCGTACTCGGTGTCGATGCTCGCCCACGACGATCCAGAGATCGACGACTCGCGCGTCCACGTGCTCGGAACGGACATCAGCGAACCGGCCCTCGAGACGGCCAGATCGGGCGTCTACGAGGGGTCCAAGACCGTCGACCTGGACGACCAGCTCTCCTTTCTCGAGGACTACGCGCGGTACGTCGACGTCGACGGACGGCGGTACCGGGTCGACAGCGACGTGCGACGAAACGTCCGCTTCGAACGCCACGACCTGATCAACGACGATCCCAAGGCCGGTTTCGACCTCGTCATCTGTCGTAACCTGTTCATCTACATCGACAACGACTACAAGCGGCCGATGCTCCGGACCATCTCGCAGTCGCTGCGCTCCGACGCGTACCTCGTTATCGGCAAAGCGGAGACGATTCCACCAACGCTCAAGTCCTCGTTTTCCGTCCGGGACGCCCGGCTCCGAATTTATCAACAGGAGACGGGAGGGAATCGCGCGGACGGTCGAACCGCGAACTCGAGTTCGAAGTCGTAG
- a CDS encoding DUF7289 family protein, with product MRRNRTPGTRDEDRAVSEVLSFVLAFGIILTSVAVLSMTGFQAMDDYRESEQLRNGERAMEALADNFNDVLRYDAIEKRHGELSLREGTVTTGNEGTNITVEFNESGNEVEKTYDLGTFNYEYDSETIAYEGGAVVRAGETGGSVVLGDPLLTCRDDTAIVSLVRVDADDRSIQSNDGVGFTAHVEERNSTTYDVDDGSKVSITVDDGETPYEGAWDTVEDDWNGCEPNRVQITVVTVDIDY from the coding sequence ATGCGACGAAACCGAACACCGGGAACGCGCGACGAGGATCGTGCGGTCTCGGAGGTGCTCTCGTTCGTGCTCGCCTTCGGGATCATTCTGACCTCGGTCGCGGTGCTGTCGATGACGGGCTTCCAAGCGATGGACGACTATCGGGAGAGCGAACAGCTTCGAAACGGTGAACGCGCGATGGAAGCCCTTGCAGACAACTTCAACGACGTCCTCCGGTACGATGCGATCGAAAAGCGACACGGCGAGTTGTCGCTCCGGGAGGGAACGGTAACGACCGGAAACGAAGGAACGAACATTACTGTCGAGTTCAACGAGTCAGGAAATGAGGTCGAGAAAACGTACGATCTCGGCACGTTCAACTACGAGTACGACTCGGAGACGATCGCCTACGAAGGCGGCGCGGTCGTTCGAGCCGGCGAGACCGGAGGGAGCGTCGTGCTCGGGGACCCGCTCCTGACCTGTCGTGACGATACGGCGATCGTCTCGCTCGTGCGGGTCGACGCGGACGACCGATCGATACAGAGCAACGACGGTGTCGGGTTCACGGCACACGTCGAAGAGCGCAATAGCACGACGTACGACGTCGATGATGGATCGAAGGTTTCGATAACCGTCGACGACGGAGAGACGCCGTACGAGGGCGCCTGGGACACCGTCGAAGACGACTGGAACGGGTGCGAGCCCAACCGGGTACAGATCACCGTCGTGACCGTCGATATCGACTACTAA
- a CDS encoding DUF7266 family protein: MTERERFATDERAVSISVTHVLTIGITTVLIAMLLIAGSSALEAQTDRSVESSLETVGERLANEIDNADRIADDADEVRITAEHPRTVSNTGYTVELHNSCDAPLIDDETACLELTAQDVDVVVYVPVATEAELEDSSVSGGTIEIVADGDKIELEDAN, encoded by the coding sequence ATGACGGAACGCGAGCGATTCGCGACCGACGAGCGGGCGGTTTCCATCTCCGTTACACATGTCCTGACGATCGGGATCACGACGGTCCTCATCGCGATGCTGCTGATCGCCGGAAGTTCCGCGCTCGAGGCTCAGACCGACCGATCCGTCGAGTCGTCGCTCGAGACGGTCGGCGAGCGACTCGCCAACGAGATCGACAACGCCGATCGAATCGCGGACGACGCGGACGAAGTGAGGATTACCGCCGAGCATCCGCGGACCGTCTCGAACACGGGGTACACCGTCGAGTTACACAACTCGTGCGACGCACCGCTGATCGACGATGAGACCGCCTGTCTCGAGCTGACGGCACAGGACGTCGATGTCGTCGTGTACGTCCCAGTTGCAACCGAGGCGGAACTCGAGGACAGTTCGGTATCGGGCGGAACGATCGAAATCGTCGCCGACGGTGACAAAATCGAACTCGAGGATGCAAACTGA
- a CDS encoding DUF7288 family protein codes for MLRSNTTTEADRGQAHTLEGFIGAMVVLMAVLFALQSVIIMPTTSGTADRTVQNQLQQETKDALVIAAQDDDLSETVRNWNESAETPKEGETGAFFGADQPGPDRELTYSSGSFANQSTLGEILESRFADRGRSYNVELVAANGSEFETTKLVYQGSAPPDAFTASYTVTLYENDVLTSPEHRDEQIELREAHEDEDYNYPIPPAEDGDGPVYAVVEVRVTVW; via the coding sequence ATGCTCAGGAGCAACACCACAACGGAAGCGGATCGAGGGCAGGCCCACACGCTCGAGGGATTCATCGGCGCGATGGTCGTGCTGATGGCCGTCCTCTTCGCGTTACAGTCGGTCATCATCATGCCGACGACGAGCGGGACGGCGGATCGGACCGTCCAGAACCAACTCCAGCAGGAAACGAAGGACGCGCTCGTCATCGCCGCGCAGGATGACGACCTCTCGGAGACGGTCCGGAACTGGAACGAGAGCGCCGAAACGCCGAAAGAGGGAGAAACGGGTGCGTTTTTCGGTGCGGATCAGCCCGGTCCGGACAGGGAGCTGACGTACAGCAGCGGATCCTTCGCGAACCAGTCGACGCTCGGCGAGATTCTGGAATCGAGATTCGCCGACCGGGGACGCAGCTACAACGTCGAACTCGTCGCCGCCAACGGCAGCGAGTTCGAGACGACGAAACTGGTGTACCAGGGATCGGCGCCGCCGGACGCGTTCACCGCGAGTTACACCGTGACGCTGTACGAGAACGACGTTCTGACGTCACCGGAGCACAGGGACGAACAGATCGAGCTCAGGGAGGCACACGAGGATGAAGACTACAACTATCCGATCCCGCCTGCCGAAGACGGCGATGGACCGGTCTACGCCGTCGTGGAGGTGCGCGTAACAGTATGGTAG
- a CDS encoding DUF7287 family protein yields MRRRKRSGDRDRKRTCGQRPRTISISLPDRGQTTQDFAIGIGVFLLSIAFVFSYIPSLTTPFASPTGDAETAQADRIADRLVHNISDSTGRNEIDGEQFVDTYVEDDDDENVTALGLRVTDDTVFDHVSVRLETLNGTVLEEEDKGKLVVETTTYDGQSAASSARVITINDSENFELKEEYDDESAYRLVVRVW; encoded by the coding sequence ATGAGACGCAGAAAGCGATCCGGCGACCGAGACCGAAAGCGAACCTGCGGACAGCGGCCGCGAACGATTTCGATCTCGCTACCGGATCGCGGTCAGACGACCCAGGACTTCGCCATCGGAATCGGCGTCTTCTTGCTGTCGATCGCGTTCGTCTTCTCGTATATCCCATCGCTGACGACGCCCTTCGCCTCCCCTACCGGCGACGCGGAGACGGCCCAGGCGGACCGAATCGCGGATCGGCTCGTTCACAATATCTCCGATTCGACAGGACGGAACGAGATCGACGGCGAGCAGTTCGTCGACACGTACGTGGAAGACGACGACGATGAAAACGTGACTGCGCTCGGGCTCCGGGTGACCGACGACACAGTCTTCGATCACGTCAGCGTGCGCCTCGAGACGCTCAATGGAACTGTTCTCGAGGAGGAGGATAAAGGCAAACTCGTCGTGGAAACTACGACGTACGACGGCCAGTCCGCAGCGAGTTCGGCTCGAGTTATTACGATCAACGATAGCGAGAATTTCGAACTCAAAGAGGAATACGACGACGAGTCCGCTTATCGACTCGTCGTGAGGGTCTGGTGA